In a genomic window of Tachysurus vachellii isolate PV-2020 chromosome 13, HZAU_Pvac_v1, whole genome shotgun sequence:
- the rxfp1 gene encoding LOW QUALITY PROTEIN: relaxin receptor 1 (The sequence of the model RefSeq protein was modified relative to this genomic sequence to represent the inferred CDS: substituted 1 base at 1 genomic stop codon) yields the protein MRICVLSALFCGVSVALTVLNVSEEQDPCPLGYFPCGNLSFCLPQLLHCNGVDDCGNQADEDNCGDNNGWPHLFDKYFGMPSKDAGTKSSACLLGLVPAECQCRDLELDCNGAHFKDVPTVSTNVTMMSLQRNRLRKLNADMFVKYQNLQKLYLQHNRIKVVEPYAFRGLYNLTRLYLSYNRISSLMPGVFQDLHKLEWLILENNKIHQVSSLTFSGLSSLVLLVLLNNSLTHVDDICLEMPRLNWLDMEGNQMEIVDNRTFWSCSMLTVLVLQRNRISHIHEQAFSLLRRMGELDLSSNRIEQISPDLFVNLGDLLQLNISYNPIQELQMDHFDKLHKLKSLSIEGIEIANIHRRMFEPLKNLTHIYFKKFQYCGYAPHVRSCKPNTDGISSLEDLLANIVLRVFVWVVSATTCFGNIFVICMRSYIRSENKLHAMCIISLCCADGLMGIYLFAIGAYDLKFRGEYNRHAQAWMDSLPCQVVGSLAMLSTEVSVLLLTYLTLEKYICIVYPFRYLTPGRRRTVTILVAIWILGFVIAFLPLVCKGDFRNFYGTNGVCFPLHSEQPETAGAQIYSIVIFLGLNLVAFLIIVLSYGSMFYNIQRTGTQTTKYSNHIKKELTVAKRFFSIVITDSLCWIPIFILKILSLMEVEIPGTISSWVVIFILPINSALNPILYTLTTRPFKETLMQVWTNYRQQRPLLSSHPAHHPSFTWQEMWPLHENSQNVVSPEYLAHPSEMSCTSRTSXLLPKDEVKKDRK from the exons TGGCTTTGACCGTGTTAAATGTGTCAGAAGAGCAGGATCCGTGTCCTCTTGGTTATTTTCCCTGTGGGAATCTGAGCTTCTGCCTGCCGCAGCTGCTGCACTGTAACGGAGTTGATGACTGTGGAAACCAAGCAGACGAGGATAACTGTG GAGACAACAATGGCTGGCCTCATTTGTTTGACAAATACTTTGGGATGCCCAGTAAAGACGCTGGAACCAAATCATCTGCGTGTC tactTGGCCTCGTACCAGCCGAGTGTCAGTGTAGGGATTTGGAGCTTGACTGCAACGGTGCTCACTTTAAAGACGTCCCTACTGTATCCACGAATGTCACCATGAT GTCTTTACAAAGGAACCGTTTAAGGAAACTAAACGCTGACATGTTTGTTAAGTACCAGAATCTTCAGAAGCT ATACCTTCAACACAATCGCATCAAAGTGGTCGAACCCTATGCGTTCCGAGGTCTTTATAACCTCACACGACT GTATTTGAGCTATAATCGCATCTCTAGCCTAATGCCAGGAGTATTTCAGGACCTGCACAAACTGGAATGGCT gattttggaaaacaacaaaatccACCAAGTTTCTTCTCTGACCTTTTCAGGCCTGAGTTCTCTTGTGCTGCT AGTTCTATTGAATAACTCTCTGACACACGTTGACGATATATGCCTGGAGATGCCACGGTTAAATTGGCT agatATGGAAGGGAATCAGATGGAGATTGTGGACAATAGAACATTCTGGTCCTGTAGCATGCTTACTGTGCT AGTCCTTCAGAGGAACAGGATCAGTCATATCCATGAACAGGCGTTCTCTCTGCTGCGCAGGATGGGCGAGCT AGACTTATCCAGTAACAGAATCGAGCAAATCTCACCAGATCTTTTTGTAAATCTAGGAGATTTGCTGCAGCT GAATATTTCATACAACCCAATTCAAGAGCTGCAAATGGACCATTTTGACAAACTGCATAAGCTGAAGTCACT GAGCATCGAGGGCATCGAGATTGCAAACATTCACAGGAGGATGTTTGAACCACTCAAAAACCTCACACACAT CTATTTTAAAAAGTTCCAGTATTGTGGTTATGCCCCTCACGTACGCAGCTGTAAGCCCAATACAGATGGCATCTCATCGTTGGAGGACCTTCTGGCCAACATCGTGCTGCGTGTCTTTGTCTGGGTCGTGTCTGCCACAACCTGCTTTGGTAACATCTTTGTCATCTGCATGCGCTCGTACATCCGCTCGGAGAACAAGCTCCATGCCATGTGCATCATTTCCCTCTGCT GTGCTGATGGTCTGATGGGCATCTACCTGTTTGCCATCGGCGCGTACGACCTGAAGTTTCGCGGCGAGTATAATCGCCATGCACAGGCCTGGATGGACAGTTTGCCCTGTCAGGTGGTCGGCTCTTTGGCCATGCTGTCCACCGAAGTCTCAGTTCTTCTCCTCACCTACCTCACCTTGGAGAAGTACATCTGCATCGTCTACCCGTTCCGCTACCTGACGCCTGGGCGCAGACGCACCGTCACCATCCTGGTGGCCATCTGGATCCTGGGCTTCGTCATCGCGTTCTTGCCGCTGGTGTGTAAAGGAGATTTCAGGAACTTTTACGGGACCAATGGAGTTTGTTTTCCTCTGCATTCAGAGCAGCCAGAGACTGCAGGAGCTCAGATCTACTCCATCGTCATCTTTCTGG GTCTGAACCTCGTGGCATTTCTCATCATCGTTTTGTCTTATGGAAGCATGTTTTACAACATCCAGAGAACGGGGACTCAAACAACCAAATACAGCAACCACATCAAGAAAGAGCTAACCGTGGCCAAGCGCTTCTTCTCCATCGTCATCACAGACTCGTTGTGCTGGATACCGATTTTCATTCTCAAGATCTTATCCCTGATGGAGGTCGAAATCCCAG GAACCATCAGCTCATGGGTGGTTATCTTCATCCTGCCCATAAACAGTGCTCTAAATCCCATTCTTTATACTTTGACCACACGACCCTTCAAGGAGACCCTCATGCAGGTCTGGACCAACTACCGGCAACAGCGGCCATTGCTCAGTAGCCACCCAGCCCATCATCCTTCCTTTACCTGGCAGGAAATGTGGCCTCTTCACGAAAACAGCCAGAACGTAGTGTCTCCGGAGTACCTGGCACATCCTTCTGAGATGTCCTGCACCTCAAGGACTTCTTAGCTGCTACCTAAGGACGAAGTGAAAAAGGACAGGAAATGA